The Pedobacter mucosus genome window below encodes:
- a CDS encoding methionine-R-sulfoxide reductase, translated as MNSILNKLILISTVALMSSLSACAQKQDKKAKETQSSEQIIPQKKMNWNPLTPEEERVIVNKGTEYPGTGKYEHTTEKGTYTCKRCDAALYRSESKFDAHCGWPAFDDEIKGAVKRIPDADGSRTEIVCSNCGAHLGHVFLGEGFTQKDARHCVNSISMNFVPDKK; from the coding sequence ATGAATTCAATCTTGAATAAACTAATTTTAATTTCTACTGTTGCGTTAATGAGTAGCCTAAGCGCCTGTGCGCAAAAGCAGGATAAAAAAGCTAAGGAAACGCAATCTTCAGAACAAATAATACCACAAAAGAAAATGAATTGGAATCCATTAACCCCAGAAGAAGAAAGAGTAATTGTTAATAAAGGTACCGAATATCCAGGTACTGGTAAATACGAACATACAACTGAAAAAGGAACTTATACTTGTAAACGTTGCGATGCAGCCTTATACCGTTCAGAAAGTAAGTTTGATGCGCATTGCGGATGGCCTGCATTTGATGATGAAATTAAAGGTGCAGTTAAGCGTATTCCAGATGCAGATGGATCACGTACAGAAATTGTTTGTTCCAATTGTGGAGCACATTTAGGTCACGTATTTTTAGGAGAGGGATTTACTCAAAAAGACGCTCGTCATTGCGTAAATTCTATCTCCATGAATTTCGTGCCCGATAAAAAATAA
- a CDS encoding DUF6624 domain-containing protein yields MKKLIFLINFLIVGSFYAKAQQSYSSLIFLADSLYKAKNYQDANKNYISGFKLEHKNKIDLYNAGCAAALAGDQVTALKFLNLSVKQGWIDIDHLKKDSDLVSLHDLAGWKQVVSILQAKIDQMEASYNKEAKVALEEAYQTDQDIRIEFIAIRKKESNQSKKADSLYKLMIYHDSLNTITVTKILDKYGWLGEDKVGNKGNLTLFLVVQHASLETQQKYLPMLRMAAKKGRARLSSLALLEDRVALGEGKKQIYGSQLSSIPNNPNKYYLAPLLDPNNVDKRRAAMGMQPLADYIKAWDILWDIEEYKKQLPQYEEWAKGVKK; encoded by the coding sequence ATGAAAAAGCTCATTTTTTTGATTAATTTTTTAATAGTAGGAAGTTTTTATGCTAAGGCTCAACAAAGCTATAGTAGTTTAATTTTCCTAGCCGATAGTCTATATAAGGCAAAGAATTATCAAGACGCCAATAAAAATTATATTTCAGGTTTTAAGTTAGAACATAAGAATAAGATTGATTTATATAATGCTGGCTGTGCAGCAGCGCTTGCAGGGGATCAAGTAACTGCATTAAAATTTTTAAATCTTAGTGTTAAGCAGGGATGGATTGATATCGACCATCTTAAAAAAGACTCAGATTTAGTTTCGCTACATGACTTAGCGGGATGGAAACAAGTAGTTTCAATTTTGCAAGCTAAAATAGATCAAATGGAAGCGAGTTATAATAAAGAAGCAAAAGTAGCTCTAGAAGAAGCCTATCAAACTGACCAAGATATAAGAATTGAGTTTATTGCCATTCGAAAGAAGGAAAGTAATCAGTCTAAAAAAGCAGATAGTTTATACAAATTGATGATCTATCACGATAGTTTAAACACGATTACAGTAACTAAAATTTTAGATAAATACGGCTGGTTAGGCGAAGATAAAGTTGGAAATAAAGGCAATCTTACTTTATTCTTGGTGGTACAACACGCAAGCCTAGAAACACAGCAAAAATATTTACCAATGTTACGCATGGCGGCTAAAAAGGGTAGAGCAAGATTAAGTTCTTTAGCTTTACTAGAGGATCGGGTTGCCCTAGGTGAAGGTAAGAAACAAATTTACGGTAGTCAGCTGAGTTCCATACCTAATAACCCAAATAAATATTATTTAGCACCACTACTTGATCCGAATAACGTAGATAAAAGAAGGGCTGCTATGGGTATGCAGCCGCTTGCAGATTATATTAAAGCATGGGATATTTTATGGGATATTGAAGAGTATAAAAAACAATTGCCACAATACGAAGAATGGGCAAAAGGAGTAAAAAAATGA
- a CDS encoding septal ring lytic transglycosylase RlpA family protein, with the protein MKCLLLLSSLFLFLNSNQKIEVPSKALDSAKKTVLATYYHRKFEGHRTTSGTKYRYKKLTAAHRTLPFGTMVTVTNPSNGKSVIVKVNDRGPFTKKLAIDLSESAAKQIGIYNKGIAKVNLSYTLE; encoded by the coding sequence ATGAAGTGCCTTCTGTTATTAAGTAGTTTGTTCTTGTTTTTGAACTCAAATCAAAAAATTGAAGTTCCATCAAAAGCACTTGATAGTGCAAAAAAAACGGTTCTAGCAACCTATTACCACAGAAAGTTTGAAGGTCACCGCACTACAAGCGGCACAAAATATCGATATAAAAAGCTTACCGCTGCGCACCGTACACTTCCTTTTGGAACGATGGTTACGGTAACCAATCCAAGCAACGGAAAATCTGTAATTGTTAAGGTTAATGATAGAGGGCCATTCACTAAAAAGTTGGCTATAGATCTGTCAGAAAGTGCTGCAAAACAGATTGGTATCTACAATAAAGGAATTGCCAAAGTTAACTTAAGTTATACACTTGAGTAA
- a CDS encoding ribonucleoside-diphosphate reductase small subunit, which translates to MEQELLLQENKDRFVLLPIKYPAIWEMYKKTEASFWTAEEIDLSDDQKHWDNLNDGERHFISHILAFFSASDGIVNENLAVNFMSEVQLPEARCFYGFQIMMENIHAETYALLIDTYIKDPEEKDRLFHAIDTVPAVKRKAEWALRWIENGTFAERLVAFAAVEGIFFSGSFCSIFWLKKRGLMPGLTFSNELISRDEGSHCEFACLLYSMLSNKLSEEQVHGIISDAVEIEKEFITEALPVALIGMNAKLMSQYIEFVADRWLQELGYEKIYNASNPFDFMEMISLQGKTNFFEKRVGDYQKSGVLTSADNNKQAFSLDEDF; encoded by the coding sequence ATGGAACAGGAATTATTACTGCAAGAAAACAAGGATCGATTTGTACTGTTGCCGATCAAATATCCGGCAATTTGGGAAATGTATAAAAAAACCGAAGCTAGTTTCTGGACGGCGGAAGAGATTGATCTTTCTGACGACCAAAAACACTGGGACAATTTAAATGATGGCGAAAGACATTTCATTTCTCACATACTAGCTTTCTTTTCTGCCAGTGATGGTATAGTAAATGAAAACCTTGCTGTAAACTTTATGAGCGAGGTGCAGTTACCTGAAGCACGTTGCTTTTATGGTTTCCAAATTATGATGGAAAACATCCATGCAGAAACCTACGCCCTACTTATTGATACCTACATTAAAGATCCGGAAGAAAAAGACCGCTTATTCCATGCCATCGATACTGTTCCTGCAGTAAAAAGAAAAGCTGAGTGGGCACTTCGTTGGATCGAAAACGGAACATTTGCCGAACGTTTAGTTGCATTTGCTGCGGTAGAAGGAATCTTCTTTAGCGGAAGTTTTTGTTCTATTTTCTGGTTAAAGAAACGTGGCTTAATGCCAGGATTAACCTTTAGTAATGAATTGATATCTCGCGATGAAGGTTCCCATTGCGAATTTGCATGTTTGTTATACAGCATGCTAAGCAACAAATTAAGCGAAGAACAAGTTCATGGCATTATTAGCGATGCGGTAGAAATTGAAAAAGAATTTATTACCGAAGCATTACCAGTAGCTTTAATCGGCATGAATGCAAAGTTAATGAGTCAATATATAGAATTTGTAGCTGATAGATGGTTACAAGAATTAGGCTACGAAAAAATTTACAATGCATCTAATCCTTTCGATTTTATGGAAATGATATCGCTGCAAGGTAAAACCAACTTCTTCGAAAAACGTGTAGGTGATTATCAGAAAAGTGGAGTGTTAACATCCGCTGATAATAACAAACAGGCGTTTTCTTTAGACGAAGACTTTTAA